The following are encoded together in the Triticum dicoccoides isolate Atlit2015 ecotype Zavitan chromosome 6B, WEW_v2.0, whole genome shotgun sequence genome:
- the LOC119325847 gene encoding uncharacterized protein LOC119325847 gives MEGERQPAAAAAAASKVLDDDDLLAEILLRVALPTTLLRAALVCKRWLGHASGRAFLRRFRKRHPPRLLGFYVEGDRDVPDDPPAFVPVLPQPAELAAAVRRASFSLDIYRGQLVQIHDCRNGSVFVQVGSEGRAVMRVHTPLCPQRDVAFIPPLPRPALRPRGLCSFTQILSTEERGGLSYHYLYVESTMDKPQTRLHLYALQDGLWLPRPPLDMHQLPRPLLQPRPVLVDTRIYMPAGLRDIVVLDLTASSISTIQLPRGTKHDECGATMLARAHDASGVYFILVEGFRLLIWLHKGGNWLLVDTICLREMCPDLRVLGCTAEDEDSDLVIRRVGNDAEFLLLQMGRCALHLDTRCRTLRKVYERTEENQCFGDIHPFMMVWHPTFPALRRDHARDAM, from the exons ATGGAGGGCGAGAGGCagccggcggccgccgccgccgccgcctccaaggTGCTGGACGACGACGACCTCCTCGCAGAGATCCTCCTCCGCGTCGCCCTCCCGACCACCCTCCTCCGCGCCGCCCTCGTCTGCAAGCGCTGGCTGGGGCACGCGTCCGGCCGCGCCTTCCTCCGCCGTTTCCGCAAGCGCCACCCGCCCCGCCTCCTCGGCTTCTACGTCGAGGGCGACAGGGACGTCCCGGACGACCCGCCGGCCTTCGTCCCGGTGCTGCCGCAGCccgcagagctcgccgccgccgtccgccgcgcaAGCTTCAGCCTCGACATCTACAGGGGCCAATTGGTCCAAATCCACGACTGCCGTAACGGCAGCGTCTTCGTCCAGGTCGGGAGCGAGGGCAGGGCGGTCATGAGGGTGCACACCCCGCTGTGCCCCCAGAGAGACGTCGCCTTCATCCCGCCGCTCCCGCGCCCCGCACTCCGGCCCCGCGGTCTCTGCAGCTTCACGCAGATCCTCTCCACGGAGGAAAGGGGCGGCCTTTCCTACCACTACCTGTACGTGGAGTCTACCATGGACAAACCACAAACCAGGCTGCACCTGTATGCGCTGCAAGACGGTCTCTGGCTCCCGCGGCCTCCCTTGGACATGCACCAACTCCCTCGTCCACTACTCCAGCCACGACCGGTGCTCGTCGACACAAGAATTTACATGCCGGCAGGCCTGCGCGACATCGTCGTCCTGGATCTGACGGCCTCGAGTATCTCCACGATCCAACTCCCACGGGGCACCAAGCACGACGAGTGCGGCGCCACCATGCTGGCACGGGCTCACGATGCTTCCGGCGTGTATTTCATCCTCGTCGAGGGGTTTCGGCTTCTCATCTGGCTCCACAAGGGGGGCAACTGGTTGCTGGTGGACACCATTTGTTTGCGTGAGATGTGTCCTGATTTGAGGGTGCTAGGCTGCACGGCTGAGGATGAGGACAGCGATCTTGTCATAAGACGGGTGGGGAACGATGCTGAGTTTTTGCTCTTGCAGATGGGCCGGTGTGCGCTCCACCTGGATACCAGGTGCAGGACACTGCGTAAGGTGTATGAGCGGACGGAAGAGAATCAATGTTTTGGTGATATCCATCCATTTATGATGGTCTGGCATCCCACATTCCCTGCTCTCCGGCGTGATCATGCAAG AGATGCAATGTGA
- the LOC119322378 gene encoding 60S ribosomal protein L13-1-like — translation MVKHNNVIPNGHFKKHWQNYVKTWFNQPARKQRRRIARQKKAVKIFPRPTSGPLRPIVQCQTRKYNMKARAGRGFTLEELKSAGIPKKLAPTIGISVDHRRKNRSLEGMQSNIQRLKTYKAKLVIFPRRARKVKAGDSTPEELANATQVQGDYMPIARGEKRSVEVVKVTEEMKEFKAYGKLRVERMNQRQLGARQKKAAEAEKEEKK, via the exons ATGGTGAAGCACAACAACGTCATCCCCAACGGCCACTTCAAGAAGCACTGGCAGAACTATGTCAAGACGTGGTTCAACCAGCCCGCCCGCAAGCAGAGGCGCCGCATCG CTCGCCAGAAGAAGGCTGTGAAGATCTTCCCCCGCCCTACCTCTGGACCTCTTCGCCCCATTGTGCAATGCCAGACCCGCAAGTACAACATGAAGGCCAGGGCTGGCAGAGGCTTTACCCTGGAGGAGCTTAAG TCTGCTGGCATCCCAAAGAAGCTCGCTCCGACCATTGGCATTTCTGTGGACCACCGCCGCAAGAACAGGTCGCTTGAGGGTATGCAGTCCAATATCCAGAGGCTCAAGACCTACAAGGCCAAGCTGGTTATCTTCCCAAGGCGTGCTCGCAAGGTCAAG GCTGGTGACTCTACTCCGGAGGAGCTTGCCAACGCCACACAGGTCCAGGGCGACTACATGCCCATTGCCCGTGGCGAGAAGCGCTCAGTCGAGGTCGTGAAGGtcacagaggagatgaaggagttcAAGGCCTATGGCAAGCTCCGCGTCGAGAGGATGAACCAGCGCCAGTTGGGAGCCAGGCAGAAGAAGGCtgccgaggcggagaaggaggagaagaagtga